The following coding sequences lie in one Drosophila sulfurigaster albostrigata strain 15112-1811.04 chromosome 2R, ASM2355843v2, whole genome shotgun sequence genomic window:
- the LOC133836353 gene encoding LOW QUALITY PROTEIN: protein FMC1 homolog (The sequence of the model RefSeq protein was modified relative to this genomic sequence to represent the inferred CDS: deleted 1 base in 1 codon; substituted 1 base at 1 genomic stop codon), whose translation MSGSKVLRSLLHELRQAASDANIXKKSLAARYIRAQYKRFETTDQQLCKARNEAIFLGQTYLTYLSSQRKYNEIYREYHGRGERSVKETADLVGFKLPTDPK comes from the exons ATGTCTGGATCAAAAGTTCTTCGATCATTGCTGCACGAGTTACGGCAAGCAGCTTCCGATGCTAAC ATATGAAAAAAATCTCTGGCTGCTCGTTATATACGGGCACAGTACAAAAGATTTGAAACAACCGACCAGCAATTGTGCAAAGCTCGCAATGAGGCAATCTTTTTGGGGCAGACGTACCTTACATATTTGAGTAGCCAACGTAAATACAACGAGATTTACAGGGAGTATCATGGTCGCGGCGAACGATCCGTAAAAGAAACTGCAGACCTTGTGGGATTCAAACTGCCTACGGATCCTAAATGA
- the LOC133837905 gene encoding omega-amidase NIT2 isoform X1 produces MAKAINTLRLALLQLKSSRDKTTNVRNAIIKIEKVVKDHQPHLITLPECFNCPYGTKYFREYAEQIPDGFTSQQLSKAALENQVFIVGGTIPELGENDRIFNTCTVWAPSGELIAKHRKMHLFDIDVKGGIRFKESETLSPGNEFTTFKIEGRKIGIGICYDIRFEEMARLYRNDGCEMIIYPAAFNMTTGPLHWELLQRARANDNQLFVVTTSPARDLAADYVAYGHSMIIDPWAKIIACADEGEQTVTADIDFAIVDQVRQQIPVFSQRRLDLYGTEMK; encoded by the exons ATGGCGAAAGCTATCAATA CTTTGCGACTCGCACTTTTGCAGCTTAAGAGTTCGAGAGACAAAACTACCAATGTCCGTAATGCGATCATAAAAATTGAGAAGGTGGTCAAAGATCATCAGCCGCATTTAATAACGCTGCCAGAATGCTTCAATTGTCCATACGGAACGAAATATTTTCGCGAGTATGCCGAGCAAATTCCAGATGGCTTCACCAGTCAACAACTTTCAAAGGCGGCATTGGAAAATCAGGTCTTTATAGTAGGCGGAACTATTCCCGAGTTGGGTGAGAATGACCGCATCTTTAATACTTGTACTGTCTGGGCTCCAAGTGGTGAGTTGATCGCCAAGCATCGAAAGATGCATCTGTTCGATATTGATGTGAAGGGTGGCATCCGCTTTAAGGAGTCTGAGACGCTGTCCCCGGGCAATGAATTTACCACTTTCAAGATTGAGGGACGTAAAATTGGTATTGGAATATGCTACGATATTCGATTCGAGGAAATGGCACGACTCTATCGCAATGATGGCTGCGAGATGATCATCTACCCTGCCGCTTTTAATATGACAACGGGACCTTTGCATTGGGAGCTATTGCAACGAGCGCGTGCCAATGATAATCAATTGTTTGTAGTTACCACGTCGCCGGCCAGAGATCTCGCTGCTGATTATGTTGCCTACGGCCATTCAATGATCATCGACCCGTGGGCGAAGATCATCGCGTGCGCCGATGAAGGCGAACAGACTGTAACAGCCGACATTGACTTTGCTATTGTGGATCAGGTGCGTCAGCAAATTCCAGTGTTCAGCCAACGGCGTCTCGATCTGTACGGCACTGAGATGAAGTGA
- the LOC133837905 gene encoding omega-amidase NIT2 isoform X2, with amino-acid sequence MTASLILVLSGLQVESETLSPGNEFTTFKIEGRKIGIGICYDIRFEEMARLYRNDGCEMIIYPAAFNMTTGPLHWELLQRARANDNQLFVVTTSPARDLAADYVAYGHSMIIDPWAKIIACADEGEQTVTADIDFAIVDQVRQQIPVFSQRRLDLYGTEMK; translated from the exons ATGACCGCATCTTTAATACTTGTACTGTCTGGGCTCCAAGTG GAGTCTGAGACGCTGTCCCCGGGCAATGAATTTACCACTTTCAAGATTGAGGGACGTAAAATTGGTATTGGAATATGCTACGATATTCGATTCGAGGAAATGGCACGACTCTATCGCAATGATGGCTGCGAGATGATCATCTACCCTGCCGCTTTTAATATGACAACGGGACCTTTGCATTGGGAGCTATTGCAACGAGCGCGTGCCAATGATAATCAATTGTTTGTAGTTACCACGTCGCCGGCCAGAGATCTCGCTGCTGATTATGTTGCCTACGGCCATTCAATGATCATCGACCCGTGGGCGAAGATCATCGCGTGCGCCGATGAAGGCGAACAGACTGTAACAGCCGACATTGACTTTGCTATTGTGGATCAGGTGCGTCAGCAAATTCCAGTGTTCAGCCAACGGCGTCTCGATCTGTACGGCACTGAGATGAAGTGA